One window of Chamaesiphon minutus PCC 6605 genomic DNA carries:
- a CDS encoding sulfate ABC transporter substrate-binding protein, whose product MTVSQRVTRSILRRRQAIAGVIIGAGLSLNLAACGNSSNTSQSGTGQKKDVEITLVGYAVPKAAHDVIIRKFAAKWQQEQNQKVTFKQTYGGSGSQTRAVIDGLPADIVHLAVGSDVDKLAQSSLVAPDWQKKLPNNAIVARSVVAIVTRPGNPKQIKSFADLARPDVKWVTANPKTSGGARWNFLALWNSAIKAGGNEAKAAELVTNAFKNVVVQPKDAREATDAFAKQGQGDALLNYENETIFAKERGQALDYVVPDVNISIESPVAIVDKNVEKHGNREVVEAFARYMFSPESQAEFVKLGYRPAATIADPRFPQVKTLTTIAEYGGWNAVQKKFFEDGGVYDKIEAGKK is encoded by the coding sequence ATGACGGTCAGCCAACGGGTGACAAGATCGATTCTTCGTAGGAGACAGGCGATCGCAGGAGTAATTATTGGTGCGGGTTTGAGCCTAAATTTGGCAGCTTGTGGCAACAGTAGTAACACTTCCCAGTCTGGTACGGGACAAAAGAAGGATGTCGAAATTACCCTCGTTGGCTATGCGGTACCCAAAGCCGCTCACGATGTAATTATTAGAAAGTTTGCCGCCAAATGGCAGCAAGAGCAAAACCAGAAAGTTACCTTCAAGCAAACATATGGTGGTTCTGGCTCGCAAACCCGCGCTGTAATTGATGGTTTACCTGCCGATATCGTGCATTTAGCGGTGGGTAGCGATGTCGATAAACTAGCCCAATCTTCTCTGGTAGCACCAGATTGGCAGAAGAAGTTACCCAATAATGCTATTGTCGCGCGTAGCGTCGTCGCGATCGTCACCCGTCCTGGCAATCCCAAGCAAATTAAATCTTTTGCAGATTTGGCTCGTCCCGATGTCAAATGGGTAACCGCCAACCCTAAAACCTCTGGCGGTGCGCGGTGGAATTTCTTAGCATTGTGGAATAGTGCGATTAAAGCTGGCGGAAATGAAGCTAAAGCTGCCGAACTTGTAACTAACGCCTTCAAAAACGTCGTCGTGCAGCCTAAAGATGCCCGCGAAGCAACTGACGCTTTTGCCAAACAGGGACAGGGTGATGCTTTATTAAACTATGAAAATGAGACTATTTTTGCCAAAGAAAGAGGTCAAGCACTCGATTATGTAGTGCCGGATGTGAATATTTCGATCGAAAGTCCAGTGGCAATTGTCGATAAAAATGTCGAGAAACATGGCAATCGCGAAGTCGTCGAAGCTTTTGCCAGGTATATGTTTTCGCCCGAATCGCAAGCCGAATTTGTGAAGTTAGGTTATCGCCCAGCAGCGACCATTGCAGATCCGCGCTTCCCGCAGGTGAAAACGCTAACTACTATCGCCGAATATGGCGGTTGGAATGCCGTCCAGAAGAAATTCTTTGAGGATGGAGGTGTTTACGACAAAATTGAAGCTGGTAAGAAATAG